The Apium graveolens cultivar Ventura chromosome 11, ASM990537v1, whole genome shotgun sequence genome has a window encoding:
- the LOC141695490 gene encoding uncharacterized protein LOC141695490: protein MSRLIQNTSDLSSSVYFGELGAPSTDRPKVLCVSSPDNWMTPYIAYLKDGTLPEDQNKVRYLKYKASHFFLEDNKLYMRTFSSPTLKCVDPDKAYYCLREVHEEICGDHLAAKALAYKVIRQGYYWPTIHADAIAYVKKCSKCQKFSAKVKSKPARVSPLPDPIRSLGNCHHGSFPSSEGGSALCAGGD from the coding sequence ATGTCCAGGCTCATCCAGAATACTTCAGACTTAAGCAGCTCAGTCTACTTCGGGGAGCTCGGGGCACCCAGCACCGACCGACCCAAAGTCTTATGCGTTAGCAGCCCGGACAACTGGATGACTCCTTACATAGCTTATCTTAAGGATGGGACCCTGCCAGAAGACCAAAACAAGGTACGCTACCTCAAATATAAGGCTTCCCATTTCTTTCTAGAAGATAATAAGCTATACATGCGAACCTTCTCTTCCCCGACTCTAAAATGTGTTGACCCGGACAAGGCATATTATTGTCTTCGGGAGGTACACGAGGAAATCTGCGGAGATCACTTAGCCGCTAAAGCTCTAGCCTACAAAGTCATCAGACAGGGCTACTATTGGCCCACCATCCACGCCGATGCAATTGCCTATGTGAAGAAATGCAGCAAATGCCAAAAGTTCAGTGCCAAAGTAAAATCCAAGCCTGCCCGGGTCAGTCCTCTCCCCGATCCCATTCGCAGTTTGGGGAATTGTCATCATGGGTCCTTTCCCTCGAGCGAAGGGGGATCTGCATTATGTGCCGGTGGAGATTGA
- the LOC141695489 gene encoding uncharacterized protein LOC141695489, whose translation MTKWAEAKAMRTINQQDCINFVDSIVMRFGIPMVLISDNGPQFVGSDFEAYLKELVIKHKKASVAHPQGNGQVEVTNRTILRGLEKRLEESKKNWLDELPKVLWSYRTTSRTGTCETPFNSPMAPRLGYQYKQGPLLIEWSTLMKSPT comes from the coding sequence ATGACTAAGTGGGCAGAGGCCAAGGCCATGAGAACCATCAATCAGCAAGACTGCATCAATTTCGTGGATTCAATTGTGATGAGGTTCGGGATTCCGATGGTTTTAATCTCGGATAATGGCCCGCAGTTTGTCGGTTCAGACTTCGAAGCATATTTGAAAGAGCTTGTGATAAAGCATAAGAAAGCATCCGTAGCCCATCCCCAGGGAAACGGACAAGTAGAGGTCACTAACAGAACCATACTCCGAGGTTTGGAAAAAAGGTTGGAAGAATCTAAGAAGAACTGGCTAGACGAGCTCCCGAAGGTCTTATGGTCCTACAGAACCACCTCCCGGACTGGAACCTGTGAGACTCCATTTAACTCGCCTATGGCACCGAGGCTCGGCTACCAGTATAAACAGGGTCCCCTTCTCATAGAGTGGTCAACTTTGATGAAGTCTCCAACATAG